The genomic DNA CAGAGCCACGGCCGCGAGACTGACCACGAGGCCGACGCGCAGCAGCAGTATCCAGCCGAGCTTCCCGGCCAGCCAGCCGGACAGCGGCGCAGCCGCGACGCCGATGAGGGCCGGCGGAACGAGGAACAGCGCTGCCGCAGTGGGGGCGTCGAGCCCGAACCCGATCTCAGGTGTCTGGCTCAGCACGACCACCGTGAAGTTGATGACGGCGAAGACGCTCGAGAGGGTGAGCACGGTCGTGGCGATGACCGGCCACACCTGACGGGACTTGAGATGGTGCACGGCGATGAGCGGCGAACGACGCCGCTTTTCGACGAACCAGAACACGACGAAGGCCACGATCGCGCCTGCAAGGTACGCCAGGGCGAGCGGGTCCAGCCATCCGGCACTTCCCCCCTGGGAGACGAAGTAGGTGAGGCAGATGAGAGCGATGGACAGAGCGGCGGCTCCCCACCAGTCCATCTTTCCCGTGGTCACCACCGGGCCATCCTTCGGGACAGTGACGATCACGCAGAAGACTGCGAGGATGCCAACGACGAAGATGACCGCGAAGATCGATCGGTATCCGTAATTCTCGACAAGCAGCCCACCGATATAGCCGTCGACACCGCCGACACCGCCGTTCACGGCGGTGATGATGCCGAGGGTCATACCGAACACCTTGGCGCTCAACGACTCGCTGAGGATGATGTACGCGAGCTGGAACGCCGCACTCGATGCGCCCTGAAGCGCGCGGCCGACCAGGAGGAGCGGCAGGTTCGGAGCGAAGAGGCACAGCAGAGTGCCGACGGCCAGGATCCCGAGCACGATGAACAGCGCGCGTCGGCGGCCGATGTAGTCACTCCACCGTGACAGCACGATTCCGCCGATCGCGCCGGCGAGGAAGAACAGCGAGGAGACCTGGGAGATGGCGCCGACATCGACGCCGAGTTCTGTCGCCATGTGCGGGAGCGCCGGCGTGAGCATGCTGGCGTTCAACTGGTAGGACAGCACGCCAAGGACGAGCGTCACAACAAGTGCGACCGCGCGGCCACCCCGCACGAGAGTGATGTCAGCGCCGGGTTCCGTTCGGATCGCGGCGGTGGGGGGTTGTGCGTGCACGGTGAGACTCCTTCGTCGTAGCACTACGTTGAATCGGGTTGTATGAAGTTATACCTCTTAGGTAGAACATGTGCAAGACTGACATCTGCGCGATGATGGAGCAAACGCCTCGCGAGCAAAGGAGCATCCGCCTTGAGCACGATCGAACAGTTCTTCGCCCACCAGTTGACGACAGCCGTCGGGCAGCCGTTGCGCGTAGCCGTGTACTCCCGACTGGCGGAAGGAATCCGTTCGAACGTCTTCCCGCTGGGTCAGGCCCTCCCGCGGGAGACGGAGCTCGCGACTGCGATCGGCGTGAGCCGCACCGTCGTTCGTGAGGCGCTGATGCTCCTCGAGGAGGACGGACTCATCGTCACCCGTCGAGGCGTCGGGCGCTTCGTCGTCGACAAACTCCCGCACATCGGCCTGGAAGAGCTGCAGCCGCTCGAGCACGCGCTCACCGAATCGGGCCGGAGCATCGAGGTGCGCCAACTCGAGTTCGGCATCCAGTCGACCACTGACTTCACCTCCAACAAGCTCTCCCTCGACGCCGCCGCGAACACCTGGTTCCGCGAGGCGGTCATACTCAGCGACGGAACACCGATCGCCATCGCCCAGGAGCATCTGCCCGCAGGCAAGTACCTG from Microbacterium sp. LWO13-1.2 includes the following:
- a CDS encoding MFS transporter — protein: MHAQPPTAAIRTEPGADITLVRGGRAVALVVTLVLGVLSYQLNASMLTPALPHMATELGVDVGAISQVSSLFFLAGAIGGIVLSRWSDYIGRRRALFIVLGILAVGTLLCLFAPNLPLLLVGRALQGASSAAFQLAYIILSESLSAKVFGMTLGIITAVNGGVGGVDGYIGGLLVENYGYRSIFAVIFVVGILAVFCVIVTVPKDGPVVTTGKMDWWGAAALSIALICLTYFVSQGGSAGWLDPLALAYLAGAIVAFVVFWFVEKRRRSPLIAVHHLKSRQVWPVIATTVLTLSSVFAVINFTVVVLSQTPEIGFGLDAPTAAALFLVPPALIGVAAAPLSGWLAGKLGWILLLRVGLVVSLAAVALIALFPQNMGVVITAIAILGITYNGLVLTTVNGLGVLLSPEDAPAALPGLNGAAFGIGAGLGIGIVAPFVTQITTAGFATALWISAGIVALALIASLLIAARPGQRM
- a CDS encoding GntR family transcriptional regulator, with the protein product MSTIEQFFAHQLTTAVGQPLRVAVYSRLAEGIRSNVFPLGQALPRETELATAIGVSRTVVREALMLLEEDGLIVTRRGVGRFVVDKLPHIGLEELQPLEHALTESGRSIEVRQLEFGIQSTTDFTSNKLSLDAAANTWFREAVILSDGTPIAIAQEHLPAGKYLSDIHPGIATSLESLAGESKTLLAAIIDRFGSIFSSGVCTLAANVAGETRGGQLGLKPSTPVLVLTQTAEYEGTPLYLAKFIVSPEVGSLSIVQSTAS